In a single window of the Nilaparvata lugens isolate BPH chromosome 1, ASM1435652v1, whole genome shotgun sequence genome:
- the LOC120352417 gene encoding piggyBac transposable element-derived protein 3-like, with product MSQILSEEGIRELLYEDIPDLDCPSDLELEDEDDEHEEIRPQSPLNNFDTIFNSVLNQENEAEEIQIDEPDDDNNQDEVPIPSTSKAEGTPKIKKLKRTEPNRRWKKKETETRIPDYPHDEDRLFTVFNGCQTATDIFLKILRCILDIIVFQTNLYATQKGKTLRLQENEFLSFLGVNMLMGYHELPSKRHYWSNAPDLHVPIVAETMTRDRFDEILSCLHVNDNENIPANCTDKLYKLRPMIEAFNKSFMNSYDGTRQLSVDESIILFKGRSSMKQYNPMKPIKRGYKLWCVADLKGYIFNFDIYQGKNDKMKNEFMEYGLGERVVLSLTKNFWGSNRIVCFDNYFNSVGLVEKLKMENILACGTIRHNRRGVPEKMTPDKQLQWGDHDYRVSEMGISFFKWHDNKAINFIANFHSTEITEVKRTQKDGTKKNVPCPTVVADYNKYMGGVDQADRYRVLYGVNRKSKKWWHRIFFGLIDIAFVNAFIITCEMHGKMSVLDARRQIAMGLITYKDMKKTCRRSAGDQPGTSGSGPAKRRKSGYTTLKDVWLGNLEAHWPKFNNGHNSDVNYENVHFQ from the exons atgtcacaaatACTCTCTGAAGAAGGGATCCGGGAACTTTTGTACGAGGATATTCCCGATCTAGATTGTCCTTCTGACTTGGAACTtgaggatgaggatgatgaaCATGAAGAAATAAGACCCCAATCACCACTTAACAATTTTGATACCATATTCAATTCAGTTTTGAATCAAGAGAATGAAGCTgaagaaattcaaattgatgaacCAG ATGATGACAACAATCAAGATGAGGTACCCATTCCTTCCACATCAAAAGCAGAAGGAAccccaaaaataaaaaaactgaaacGGACTGAGCCTAATAGGAGATGGAAGAAAAAGGAAACAGAGACCAGGATTCCAGATTATCCTCATGATGAAG ACCGTTTGTTCACTGTCTTCAATGGCTGCCAAACTGCAACggatattttcttgaaaattctcAGATGTATATTGGACATCATAGTTTTCCAGACGAACCTTTATGCTACTCAGAAAGGCAAAACTCTTCGTCTCCAGGAGAATGAGTTTCTTTCATTCCTTGGTGTGAATATGTTGATGGGCTACCATGAACTTCCTTCAAAACGGCACTATTGGAGTAATGCTCCTGATCTTCATGTTCCAATTGTTGCAGAGACGATGACTAGGGATCGGTTTGATGAAATTCTAAGTTGTCTGCATGTGAATGATAATGAAAACATCCCAGCCAATTGCACTGATAAGTTGTACAAATTACGACCAATGATTGAGGCTTTCAATAAGTCCTTCATGAACTCGTATGATGGGACTAGACAACTGAGTGTGGATGAGTCAATCATTCTCTTCAAAGGAAGGAGTTCCATGAAACAGTACAACCCAATGAAACCAATCAAAAGAGGTTACAAATTATGGTGTGTTGCTGATCTGAAGGGatatatattcaattttgatataTATCAGGGTAAAAATGATAAGATGAAGAATGAATTCATGGAATACGGCTTGGGTGAGAGAGTGGTATTGAGCCTCACAAAAAACTTTTGGGGGTCCAATAGGATAGTTTGCTTCGACAACTATTTCAATTCAGTAGGACTAgtagagaaattgaaaatggagaATATATTAGCATGTGGTACAATCCGCCACAATCGGAGGGGTGTTCCAGAGAAAATGACACCTGACAAACAGTTGCAATGGGGAGACCATGATTATAGAGTGTCAGAAATGGggatttcatttttcaaatggcATGACAACAAGGCCATTAACTTTATCGCAAATTTCCACAGCACTGAAATTACAGAAGTGAAGAGGACACAAAAAGATGGGACAAAAAAAAATGTGCCTTGCCCAACAGTTGTAGctgattataataaatacatggGAGGAGTTGACCAAGCTGACAGATACAGAGTACTGTATGGTGTCAACAGGAAATCAAAGAAATGGTGGCACAGAATTTTTTTTGGCTTGATTGACATTGCTTTTGTGAATGCATTTATTATCACATGTGAAATGCACGGAAAAATGAGTGTGCTGGATGCCCGCCGGCAGATAGCAATGGGACTGATCACATACAAAGATATGAAAAAAACTTGCAGACGTTCAGCTGGAGACCAACCAGGAACATCTGGATCAGGACCAGCAAAAAGGCGCAAATCAGGATATACAACCTTGAAGGATGTCTGGCTGGGAAATTTGGAGGCTCATTGGCCTAAATTCAATAATGGTCACAATTCAGATGTTAATTATGAGAATGTTCACTTTCAGTAA